TTACCAAAACAAATTTAATATCTTTTTTTACATTTTCTGGAATATCTTTTAAATCCTTCTTGTTATCTTCAGGTATAATCACTGTAGTTATTCCACCCCTATGGGCTGCTAAAACCTTCTCCTTCAATCCGCCTATTGGCAACACTCTTCCGCGAAGAGTAATTTCCCCCGTCATAGCAACATCATTTTTGACAGGAATTCTCGTTATGGCCGACGCTAACGCTGTTGCCAATGCAATACCAGCAGAGGGGCCATCCTTGGGAATTGCACCTTCCGGCACATGGATATGAATATCAATCTTTGAGAAAAAGTTTTTGCTTACACCCAACATCTTGGAACGGGAGCGCAAATAACTGAAAGCTGCCTGGGCAGATTCCTGCATTACATCACCAAGTTTTCCTGTAAGCGTAAGCTGTCCTTTCCCAGCCATAATAGTTGCTTCTGTAATCAAAAGCTCACCGCCAAATTCTGTCCATGCAAGCCCAGTCGTCTGGCCTATCATTAACTCTTTTTCTTTTACACCAAAGCGGTATTTTTCCACGCCAAGATAATCCGGTACATCTTTCTCATCTATTTTGACTTTCAAACCTTTGCCTTCTTTTACAATCCTTTTTGCAATCTTTCTGCAAATTGAAGCAATTTCTCTTTCAAGATTTCTTACACCTGCCTCTTTAGTATAATTTCTAATAATCTTTAAGATAGCTTCATCAGTTATTTCAAGATTTTTAGATGTAAAACCATGCGCCTTGAACTGTTTTGGTACCAGATATTTTTTTGCAATATTCAGTTTCTCATCTTCTGTATAACCCGGAATTCTTATTATCTCCATTCTATCCTGCAATGGCTGGGGTATTGCATGGAGTACGTTTGCTGTTGTTATAAAAAGTACCTGAGATAGGTCATAATCAACATCTAAATAATGGTCGTTAAAGGTGTCATTCTGTTCAGGGTCCAACACTTCAAGAAGCGCTGCAGAAGGATCTCCCCGAAAATCCATAGACATCTTATCGACTTCATCCATTAGAAAAACCGGATTTTTTGTTCCTGCTCTTTTCATACACTGCATTATCTTTCCCGGCAAAGCTCCTATATAAGTCCTGCGATGTCCTCGAATTTCAGCTTCATCCCTAACCCCGCCAAGAGATATTCTGACAAATCTCCTGCCTAATGCCCTTGCAACGGATTTAGCCAAAGATGTTTTTCCAACACCCGGAGGACCAACAAAACAAAGGATAGGACCTTTCAATTTTTTGACAAGCTTCCTGACTGACAAAAACTCGATGATTCTCTCTTTTGCTTTTTCAAGCCCATAGTGGTCTTCATCAAGAATTTTTTCCGCTCTCTCAATCTTTAATCTATCTTGTGTCTTCTTATACCAAGGAATGCTTATTAACCAATCAAGATAATTTCTTACCACAGTCCCTTCCGCAGACATTGGAGGCATTGTTTCCAACTTCTTGAGTTCTTTCATCGCTTTTTCATGGACGGCTTGAGGCATTCTTGCTTGAATTATTTTTTCTCTTAATTCATCTATCTCCGATTTACCCTCATCATGCTGTCCTAATTCGTTTTTAATTGCTCTCATCTGTTCATTAAGCATAAATTCACGATTTCTTTTTGAAGACTTATAGCGTCCCTGCATCTTCTTTCCGGAAACGATATTTTCTATTTCCCTGTCAAGGAAA
This DNA window, taken from Candidatus Schekmanbacteria bacterium, encodes the following:
- a CDS encoding endopeptidase La, which encodes MIFKKDKKPEDDIAYPLVPLRDVVLIPNMIIPLFVGRKKSVKALDEAMSRDKKIVLSAQKQASINDPTEGDIFRVGTKGEILQMLKMHDGTVKILVEGLSRIRIREFLQDEEYFKVLITEMPDETTFSYELEQLLTRTISLFEEYVKLRKHISADALASIINIKEPGRLADTIAAHTVLKMKDKQALLEISNVAKRFENLINFLDREIENIVSGKKMQGRYKSSKRNREFMLNEQMRAIKNELGQHDEGKSEIDELREKIIQARMPQAVHEKAMKELKKLETMPPMSAEGTVVRNYLDWLISIPWYKKTQDRLKIERAEKILDEDHYGLEKAKERIIEFLSVRKLVKKLKGPILCFVGPPGVGKTSLAKSVARALGRRFVRISLGGVRDEAEIRGHRRTYIGALPGKIMQCMKRAGTKNPVFLMDEVDKMSMDFRGDPSAALLEVLDPEQNDTFNDHYLDVDYDLSQVLFITTANVLHAIPQPLQDRMEIIRIPGYTEDEKLNIAKKYLVPKQFKAHGFTSKNLEITDEAILKIIRNYTKEAGVRNLEREIASICRKIAKRIVKEGKGLKVKIDEKDVPDYLGVEKYRFGVKEKELMIGQTTGLAWTEFGGELLITEATIMAGKGQLTLTGKLGDVMQESAQAAFSYLRSRSKMLGVSKNFFSKIDIHIHVPEGAIPKDGPSAGIALATALASAITRIPVKNDVAMTGEITLRGRVLPIGGLKEKVLAAHRGGITTVIIPEDNKKDLKDIPENVKKDIKFVLVKEVDEVLKTALVKEIPGEAKLDDFFFDKDFISEPIAGEASSSTSTTKH